The Gemmatimonadota bacterium sequence GCAAGCCCGCATCGCCCTCTCCGGCACCGAGACCGAGGAGGACTGGCGCATCCTGCTGGAGACGGTGCGGCAGGCCCGTGCCGCCGGCCTCGATACGGTCCCGATGGGCGACGCCGTGGCAGCCATCGGCCGGACCTTCGTCGGCGAGCCGTACACGCCCGGGACGCTCGAGGTGGGGGACCGCGAGGCCCTGGTGGTGAACCTGCGCGAGTTCGACTGCGTGACGTTCGTGGAGAACACGCTGGCCATCGCCCGCACGCTGCGCCTGACCGACTCGACCGACCCGGAGGTGCTGAAGCGGACCTTCGTGGGAGAGCTCGCGGGGCTACGCTACCGGGGCGGGTCGCTGAACGGTTACCCGTCGCGCCTGCATTACTTCTCGGAGTGGATCGCCGACAACGCGGCCCGCGGCCACCTGGTGCCCCTGACCGCCGAGCTGGGCGGCGTGGTGGACCCCGAGCCGGTTCGGTTCATGTCCACCCATCCGGATGCCTACCGACAGATGGCCGACCCGGAGGTTCGGGAGGCGATCGTACGCATCGAGTCGTCCTTGGGCGAGCGGACCTGGATTCCCCAGGACCGGATCGCGGGCATCGAGGA is a genomic window containing:
- a CDS encoding DUF1460 domain-containing protein; the protein is METAHAEAGATGSEGAASPSGAGGDRAGRATAAGSAPQAPVQQARIALSGTETEEDWRILLETVRQARAAGLDTVPMGDAVAAIGRTFVGEPYTPGTLEVGDREALVVNLREFDCVTFVENTLAIARTLRLTDSTDPEVLKRTFVGELAGLRYRGGSLNGYPSRLHYFSEWIADNAARGHLVPLTAELGGVVDPEPVRFMSTHPDAYRQMADPEVREAIVRIESSLGERTWIPQDRIAGIEERIKDGDVIAATSTVEGLDVAHTGIALHVDGRLHLMHAPLVGKSVEISELPLAERIRGIRGQDGIMVARPLEPR